The region CAGGTGCGGCAGGAGCAGCCCGGCCAGCCGTACCGGGTCGCCGGTCTTGATGTAATGGGCATTCAGCCACAACAGCTTCTCCGTGTTGAAGACGCTGGCGGAACGGCCGATGTTGGCGATGTCGAACTTCTGGATCATCTCCTCGCGGGTGAAAATCTCGTCGTCGCCGTGGCTCCACCCCAGGCGCACCAGGTAGTTGACCAGCGCCTCGGGAAGAAAGCCCATGTCCCGGTAGGCCATGACGCTGGTGGCGCCGTGGCGCTTGGAGAGGCGGGCCTTGTCGCTCCCCAGGATCATGGGGACGTGGGCGAACCGGGGCACCGGGAAGCCGAGCGCCTCGTAGAGCTGGATCTGGCGCGGGGTGTTGTTGACGTGGTCGTCGCCGCGGATCACGGTGGTGACCTTCATGATGGCGTCGTCGATCACCACGCAGAAGTTGTAGGTCGGCGTGCCGTCGCTGCGCTGGATGATCAGGTCGTCCAACTCCTCGGCCGGAAAGGCGATGCGCCCCTTGATCAGGTCGTCGAAGGCCACCTCCCCCTCCTGGGGGGCGCGGAAACGGACCACGTACGGCCTGTCGGCCGGCTGTTCGCCCAGTTCGCGGCAGGTGCCGTCATACTTGGGCTTGCGCCCCTCCTTCATGGCCTGGTCGCGCTTGGCCGCCAGCTCTTCGGCCGTGCAATAGCACTTGTAGGCCTTGCCCGCCGCCAGCAGTTTTTGGACATACTCCCGGTAGAGGTCGAAGTTGTGGGTCTGGTAGAAGGGGCCCTCGTCCCAGTCCAGCTCAAGCCATTCCATGGCCTGGAGGATGGCGTCGATGGACTCCTGGGTGGAGCGCTCCACGTCCGTGTCCTCGATGCGCAGGATGAAGGTGCCCCCCTGCTTTCTGGCCAGGAGCCAGTTGAACAGGGCGGTGCGGGCCCCCCCCACATGGAGGTAGCCGGTGGGGCTGGGTGCGAAACGGACGCGCAGGTCGGACATGGTGAATCTCCTTGACTATTTTTAAGTGCGGCAGAGGCGTGGCAGCGGTGCGGCCGA is a window of Geobacter sp. FeAm09 DNA encoding:
- the gltX gene encoding glutamate--tRNA ligase, whose translation is MSDLRVRFAPSPTGYLHVGGARTALFNWLLARKQGGTFILRIEDTDVERSTQESIDAILQAMEWLELDWDEGPFYQTHNFDLYREYVQKLLAAGKAYKCYCTAEELAAKRDQAMKEGRKPKYDGTCRELGEQPADRPYVVRFRAPQEGEVAFDDLIKGRIAFPAEELDDLIIQRSDGTPTYNFCVVIDDAIMKVTTVIRGDDHVNNTPRQIQLYEALGFPVPRFAHVPMILGSDKARLSKRHGATSVMAYRDMGFLPEALVNYLVRLGWSHGDDEIFTREEMIQKFDIANIGRSASVFNTEKLLWLNAHYIKTGDPVRLAGLLLPHLATRGIDPQGGPEVAAVVRTLQERAQTLEEMAERAAFFFKAPDAYDEAALAKFDKEHLRAVFDTVAQRLAGCAATTVPEIDALFKEICADKGWKMGQVGQPVRIALSGGTQAPGIGDIIATLGIGEAVKRIAGARETVAA